The following proteins are co-located in the Pyrobaculum calidifontis JCM 11548 genome:
- a CDS encoding branched-chain amino acid ABC transporter ATP-binding protein, protein MIATKGLDAGYGKLQVLFDVNFKAEQGAITAVVGPNGSGKSTLLKAIAGIAKIFRGVVEIGGVDATRIAPHERARLGLAYLPQVKNVFQNLTVEENLRMAAYHLDSREYKERLREILEVVPIGGLLHRRALELSGGWRQMVAVAMALIRGAKYFMFDEPTAQLSPKFAEEVLNLVKKLAEMGYTVVLAEQNAKKALEIAHSCYLLVSGKVAYEGPPSGLLARADLAELYLGIKSI, encoded by the coding sequence ATGATAGCAACGAAGGGGCTAGACGCGGGGTATGGCAAATTGCAGGTTTTATTCGACGTCAATTTTAAGGCGGAGCAGGGGGCCATAACCGCGGTGGTGGGGCCCAATGGCAGCGGCAAATCCACTCTACTGAAGGCGATAGCGGGCATTGCTAAGATTTTCCGGGGAGTTGTGGAAATAGGCGGGGTTGACGCCACGCGCATAGCGCCGCACGAGAGGGCGAGGCTGGGGCTGGCCTACCTACCCCAGGTTAAAAACGTCTTTCAAAACCTCACAGTGGAGGAGAATCTGCGCATGGCAGCCTACCACCTTGACAGCAGGGAGTATAAGGAGAGGCTTAGGGAAATCCTCGAGGTGGTGCCGATTGGGGGTTTGTTGCATAGGAGGGCGCTGGAGCTCAGCGGCGGATGGAGGCAGATGGTGGCGGTTGCAATGGCGCTGATTAGAGGCGCCAAGTACTTCATGTTCGACGAACCCACGGCCCAGCTCTCCCCCAAATTCGCCGAGGAGGTGTTGAACCTTGTGAAAAAGTTGGCGGAAATGGGCTACACAGTGGTGCTCGCTGAGCAAAATGCGAAGAAGGCCCTTGAAATTGCGCACAGCTGCTACCTGCTGGTGTCGGGCAAAGTGGCCTATGAGGGGCCGCCCTCTGGGCTACTGGCTAGGGCAGATTTGGCGGAGCTGTACCTGGGAATAAAAAGCATTTAA
- a CDS encoding ABC transporter ATP-binding protein, with amino-acid sequence MKSGPLLKAERIVKSFGGLRALDGATVEVRAGFFTLVAGPNGSGKTTLINVITGVLRQDGGRIFYKGRDISHTAPFERRRLGIVRTFQTPRVAQRLSVLDNVIMGVLQRETPKWWGWREAERKLADKAYEALKLVNLAHMWDRPAGELSGGQLKLLELARALVAEAEVILLDEPGAGLNPALARELFAALRAVAQRGVGVMAVEHRLDIALDYVDYAYFMHEGKVVVEGAPSEVFRHPLVAEVYLGQ; translated from the coding sequence ATGAAATCTGGGCCATTGTTAAAAGCTGAGCGCATCGTCAAGAGCTTTGGCGGGTTGAGGGCCTTAGATGGAGCCACCGTGGAGGTGAGGGCGGGCTTTTTTACGCTGGTGGCGGGGCCCAACGGCTCTGGCAAAACTACTCTGATAAATGTCATCACGGGGGTCTTGAGGCAGGACGGGGGGCGCATATTCTACAAGGGGCGCGACATCTCCCACACGGCGCCGTTTGAGAGAAGAAGGCTCGGCATAGTCCGCACGTTTCAGACGCCGAGGGTTGCGCAGAGGCTGTCTGTGTTGGATAATGTAATCATGGGAGTGCTGCAGCGCGAGACGCCCAAGTGGTGGGGCTGGAGGGAGGCCGAGAGGAAGCTTGCCGACAAGGCGTATGAGGCGTTAAAGCTCGTGAATTTGGCTCACATGTGGGATAGGCCTGCTGGAGAGCTTAGCGGCGGTCAGCTCAAATTGCTAGAGCTGGCAAGGGCCCTTGTGGCAGAGGCAGAGGTGATACTCCTCGACGAGCCGGGGGCAGGCCTTAACCCCGCCCTGGCCCGGGAGTTATTTGCCGCGTTGAGAGCCGTGGCGCAGAGGGGCGTGGGAGTCATGGCCGTGGAGCACAGACTCGACATAGCTCTCGACTACGTGGACTACGCCTATTTTATGCATGAGGGGAAGGTCGTAGTGGAGGGCGCCCCCAGCGAGGTGTTTAGACACCCCCTAGTGGCAGAGGTCTACCTAGGCCAATGA
- a CDS encoding ABC transporter substrate-binding protein — protein sequence MNRGIIIGIVVAILILAGLAYFLALQAPPQPPTQTPKTTTTQPTPTSTPSPTPTSPATSQYKWQLVGMYISAEDKVARGTPPPQTPPQGYLTPVIVNVQPTQAQTVVEIGVLQPLSGRLASLGELAAAAARLAEQDVNAYLTKINATFRVRVVVADTAADPTKALDQMKALHSRGIKFYIVRTSGEVRAMKSYADENKLLVISVSSTAPALAIPGDYVFRLPPDDTKQVKAISKVLQDDGIKAVVVIWRNDDWGNGLVKGLEDMAKSRGFEVIRASSYDPQKGEFSTEVSVLAQKVKDVVAKYGADKVAVAAFGFAELQTIFITAKNYPELAQVRWYGADGSTGLSELLVPAAAEFAVKVGGFVSPKFAPARSVYYDRVRNYILSEYKREPDSYAYNAYDAVWLITYSILQAGSADSERVWQVFPQVAAKYFGASGYTKLNEAGDRESGDYEIWAIVKS from the coding sequence ATGAACAGGGGAATTATAATAGGGATAGTTGTTGCAATACTCATATTAGCGGGTTTGGCGTACTTTTTAGCTTTACAAGCCCCTCCGCAACCCCCTACGCAGACGCCAAAAACAACCACAACCCAGCCTACGCCCACTAGCACGCCATCTCCCACGCCTACCTCGCCGGCCACGTCTCAGTACAAGTGGCAACTAGTCGGCATGTACATCTCAGCGGAGGATAAGGTGGCGAGGGGGACTCCTCCGCCGCAGACTCCTCCACAAGGCTACCTCACTCCGGTCATCGTAAATGTGCAACCCACCCAGGCGCAGACCGTGGTTGAGATAGGCGTCTTGCAACCGCTCAGCGGGAGACTTGCCTCTCTGGGCGAGTTGGCCGCCGCCGCGGCTAGACTGGCGGAGCAGGATGTGAACGCGTACTTGACTAAGATAAATGCCACGTTTAGGGTGAGAGTCGTGGTCGCCGACACGGCTGCGGATCCCACAAAGGCCCTTGATCAAATGAAGGCTCTTCACAGCCGCGGCATAAAATTCTACATAGTTAGAACGTCGGGCGAGGTCCGCGCCATGAAGTCGTATGCGGATGAGAACAAGCTCCTCGTCATCTCTGTCTCCTCCACTGCCCCGGCCTTGGCTATACCTGGCGACTACGTCTTTAGGCTCCCGCCAGACGACACGAAGCAGGTTAAGGCTATTTCCAAGGTGCTTCAAGACGACGGTATTAAGGCTGTTGTGGTAATTTGGAGGAACGACGACTGGGGCAATGGGCTGGTGAAGGGTCTCGAAGACATGGCGAAGTCCCGGGGCTTTGAGGTCATTAGGGCTTCGTCTTATGACCCGCAGAAGGGCGAGTTCTCCACTGAGGTCAGCGTGTTGGCCCAGAAGGTCAAAGACGTTGTTGCAAAATATGGGGCAGACAAGGTGGCCGTCGCGGCGTTTGGATTCGCCGAGCTGCAGACCATTTTTATAACTGCGAAGAACTACCCAGAGCTTGCACAGGTTAGGTGGTATGGGGCCGATGGAAGTACGGGGCTCTCCGAGCTCCTTGTCCCAGCGGCGGCGGAGTTCGCGGTCAAGGTAGGCGGCTTTGTGAGCCCCAAGTTTGCCCCAGCGCGGAGCGTATACTACGACCGGGTGCGCAACTACATATTAAGCGAGTACAAGAGAGAGCCTGACTCATATGCGTACAACGCCTACGACGCCGTGTGGCTAATAACATATTCAATACTTCAAGCGGGCTCAGCCGACAGCGAGAGGGTGTGGCAAGTGTTTCCGCAGGTGGCGGCTAAGTACTTCGGCGCGTCTGGCTATACTAAGCTGAACGAGGCTGGGGATAGAGAGAGCGGCGACTATGAAATCTGGGCCATTGTTAAAAGCTGA